One genomic region from Augochlora pura isolate Apur16 chromosome 7, APUR_v2.2.1, whole genome shotgun sequence encodes:
- the Ago1 gene encoding protein argonaute-1 isoform X1: protein MAQMEQLPLQMPDLSTLRISTAVSMLGKAYGTGQPSAPPPGSSTSTSVGGGPEATGNNVVTSTSLALVPIQQTHTPPQPPELPMFSCPRRPDIGREGRPINLRANHFQITMPRGFVHHYDINIQPDKCPRKVNREIIETMVHANSKLFGTLKPVFDGRNNLYTRDPILIGNDKIELEVTLPGEGKDRVFKVFIKWLAQVSLFALEEALEGRTRQIPYDAILALDVVMRHLPSMTYTPVGRSFFSTPDGYYHPLGGGREVWFGFHQSVRPSQWKMMLNIDVSATAFYKAQPVIEFMCEVLDMRDVNEQKKPLTDSQRVKFTKEIKGLKIEITHCGSMRRKYRVCNVTRKPAQMQSFPLQLENGQTVECTVAKYFLDKYKIKLRYPHLPCLQVGQEHKHTYLPLEVCNIVAGQRCIKKLTDMQTSTMIKATARSAPDREREINNLVKRADFNNDSYVQEFGLTISNSMVEVRGRILAPPKLQYGGRVSSLSGQTKQQAMPIQGVWDMRGKQFFTGIEIRVWAIACFAPQRTVREDALRMFIAQLQRISNDAGMPIVGQPCFCKYATGPDQVEPMFKYLKMTFPSLQLVCVILPGKTPVYAEVKRVGDTLLGMATQCVQAKNVNKTSPQTLSNLCLKINVKLGGINNILVPGIRPKVFDEPVIFFGADVTHPPAGDNKKPSIAAVVASMDGHPSRYAATVRVQQHRQEIIQELSSMVRELLVRFYKSTGGYKPHRIILYRDGVSEGQFLHVLQHELTAIREACMKLEDDYKPGVTFIVVQKRHHTRLFCAEKREQSGRSGNIPAGTTVDICITHPTEFDFYLCSHQGIQGTSRPSHYHVLWDDNHFESDELQSLTYQLCHTYVRCTRSVSIPAPAYYAHLVAFRARYHLVEKEHDSAEGSHQSGCSEDRTPGAMARAITVHANTKRVMYFA, encoded by the exons CTCCCCCACCTGGATCTTCAACAAGTACTTCAGTTGGAGGTGGACCTGAAGCCACTGGGAACAATGTTGTGACCTCTACTTCACTGGCACTTGTTCCCATACAGCAGACACACACACCTCCGCAACCTCCCGAACTGCCAA tgTTTTCATGTCCTCGGAGACCAGATATAGGACGTGAAGGCAGACCAATCAATTTAAGGGCCAATCACTTCCAAATTACCATGCCACGTGGTTTTGTACAtcattatgatattaatatccAACCTGATAAATGTCCTCGTAAAGTTAAtagagaaattatagaaacaatGGTTCATGCAAATAGTAAACTGTTTGGGACTCTCAAGCCTGTGTTTGATgggagaaataatttatacacgaGAGATCCAATACTTATTGGTAATGACAAAATAGAATTAGAG GTCACACTACCCGGTGAGGGTAAAGACAGAGTTTTCAAAGTGTTTATAAAATGGTTGGCACAAGTCTCGCTATTTGCTTTAGAAGAGGCTCTAGAAGGACGTACAAGACAAATTCCATATGATGCTATACTTGCTTTAGATGTTGTGATGAGGCATTTACCATCAATGACATATACTCCAGTAGGTAGATCATTTTTCAGTACGCCGGATGGATATTATCATCCATTGGGAGGAGGTAGAGAAGTCTGGTTTGGATTCCATCAGTCTGTTCGACCATCACAATGGAAAATGATGTTGAACATTGATG tatcCGCAACTGCGTTCTACAAAGCACAACCAGTCATAGAATTTATGTGTGAAGTGCTAGATATGCGGGACGTAAACGAACAAAAGAAGCCGCTTACGGACTCCCAGCGAGTTAAATTCACAAAAGAGATCAAAGGTCTTAAAATCGAGATTACACACTGCGGATCGATGAGACGGAAGTACAGAGTTTGCAATGTCACTCGCAAACCCGCCCAAATGCAGTC ATTCCCTCTACAATTGGAAAATGGGCAAACAGTAGAGTGCACTGTTGCAAAGTACttcttagataaatataagataaagTTACGCTATCCTCATCTCCCTTGCTTACAAGTTGGACAAGAACACAAGCACACGTACCTGCCACTTGAG GTCTGTAACATTGTCGCTGGGCAACGTTGCATCAAGAAACTGACCGACATGCAGACGTCCACTATGATTAAAGCGACAGCCCGTTCTGCCCCCGATCGCgaacgagaaataaataatttggtgAAAAGGGCCGACTTCAATAACGATTCATATGTACAAGAATTCGGTCTGACGATATCCAACAGTATGGTGGAAGTTAGAGGACGCATTTTAGCCCCGCCCAAGCTACAGTATGGAGGGCGCGTAAGTTCCCTCAGTGGACAG ACAAAACAGCAAGCTATGCCTATTCAAGGTGTGTGGGACATGCGCGGCAAGCAATTCTTCACGGGTATCGAAATCAGAGTCTGGGCAATTGCTTGTTTCGCACCGCAGAGAACCGTGCGCGAGGATGCATTGAGAATGTTCATAGCACAACTACAAAGAATAAGTAATGACGCTGGCATGCCAATCGTTGGACAGCCCTGCTTTTGTAAATATGCCACTGGACCCGACCAGGTGGAACCCATGTTCAAATACCTGAAAATGACATTCCCATCATTGCAGCTAGTGTGCGTCATACTTCCTGGAAAAACTCCAGTATATG CTGAGGTAAAGAGGGTGGGAGACACGCTGCTAGGTATGGCGACGCAGTGTGTTCAGGCGAAGAATGTGAATAAGACATCACCACAGACACTGTCCAACTTATGTTTGAAGATTAATGTCAAGCTGGGTGGTATAAACAATATTCTGGTGCCTGGAATCAGACCAAAAGTCTTTGACGAACCTGTCATATTCTTCGGAGCTGATGTAACCCATCCTCCTGCTGGAGACAACAAGAAACCCAGCATCGCTGCAGTGGTTGCCAGCATGGATGGTCATCCATCCCGATATGCAGCTACTGTAAGGGTCCAGCAACACAGGCAGGAAATTATTCAAGAGCTCAGTTCGATGGTCAG GGAGCTTCTTGTTAGGTTTTACAAGAGCACTGGAGGGTATAAACCCCATAGAATAATTCTGTATCGAGATGGTGTTTCGGAGGGACAGTTTTTGCATGTGCTGCAGCACGAGTTAACTGCCATCCGTGAGGCTTGTATGAAACTCGAGGATGATTATAAGCCTGGAGTCACGTTTATTGTAGTACAAAAGAGACACCACACCCGTCTGTTCTGTGCGGAGAAGCGGGAACAGAGCGGCAGAAGTGGAAACATACCTGCGGGGACAACAGTCGATATTTGTATCACTCATCCGACTGAGTTTGACTTTTATTTATGTAGTCATCAGGGCATTCAG GGAACCTCACGACCGTCACACTACCATGTTCTCTGGGACGATAACCATTTTGAAAGTGACGAATTACAATCTCTTACGTATCAATTATGTCATACGTATGTTAGGTGTACAAGGTCTGTCAGTATACCTGCGCCAGCATATTATGCTCATCTTGTAGCATTCCGAGCCAGATATCATTTGGTAGAAAAGGAACACGATAG TGCGGAAGGTTCCCATCAATCAGGATGCAGTGAAGACAGAACGCCGGGTGCAATGGCAAGAGCTATCACAGTTCACGCAAACACGAAACGGGTCATGTACTTTGCataa
- the Ago1 gene encoding protein argonaute-1 isoform X3, translated as MHPVGRPPPPGSSTSTSVGGGPEATGNNVVTSTSLALVPIQQTHTPPQPPELPMFSCPRRPDIGREGRPINLRANHFQITMPRGFVHHYDINIQPDKCPRKVNREIIETMVHANSKLFGTLKPVFDGRNNLYTRDPILIGNDKIELEVTLPGEGKDRVFKVFIKWLAQVSLFALEEALEGRTRQIPYDAILALDVVMRHLPSMTYTPVGRSFFSTPDGYYHPLGGGREVWFGFHQSVRPSQWKMMLNIDVSATAFYKAQPVIEFMCEVLDMRDVNEQKKPLTDSQRVKFTKEIKGLKIEITHCGSMRRKYRVCNVTRKPAQMQSFPLQLENGQTVECTVAKYFLDKYKIKLRYPHLPCLQVGQEHKHTYLPLEVCNIVAGQRCIKKLTDMQTSTMIKATARSAPDREREINNLVKRADFNNDSYVQEFGLTISNSMVEVRGRILAPPKLQYGGRVSSLSGQTKQQAMPIQGVWDMRGKQFFTGIEIRVWAIACFAPQRTVREDALRMFIAQLQRISNDAGMPIVGQPCFCKYATGPDQVEPMFKYLKMTFPSLQLVCVILPGKTPVYAEVKRVGDTLLGMATQCVQAKNVNKTSPQTLSNLCLKINVKLGGINNILVPGIRPKVFDEPVIFFGADVTHPPAGDNKKPSIAAVVASMDGHPSRYAATVRVQQHRQEIIQELSSMVRELLVRFYKSTGGYKPHRIILYRDGVSEGQFLHVLQHELTAIREACMKLEDDYKPGVTFIVVQKRHHTRLFCAEKREQSGRSGNIPAGTTVDICITHPTEFDFYLCSHQGIQGTSRPSHYHVLWDDNHFESDELQSLTYQLCHTYVRCTRSVSIPAPAYYAHLVAFRARYHLVEKEHDSAEGSHQSGCSEDRTPGAMARAITVHANTKRVMYFA; from the exons ATGCATCCTGTAGGACGGC CTCCCCCACCTGGATCTTCAACAAGTACTTCAGTTGGAGGTGGACCTGAAGCCACTGGGAACAATGTTGTGACCTCTACTTCACTGGCACTTGTTCCCATACAGCAGACACACACACCTCCGCAACCTCCCGAACTGCCAA tgTTTTCATGTCCTCGGAGACCAGATATAGGACGTGAAGGCAGACCAATCAATTTAAGGGCCAATCACTTCCAAATTACCATGCCACGTGGTTTTGTACAtcattatgatattaatatccAACCTGATAAATGTCCTCGTAAAGTTAAtagagaaattatagaaacaatGGTTCATGCAAATAGTAAACTGTTTGGGACTCTCAAGCCTGTGTTTGATgggagaaataatttatacacgaGAGATCCAATACTTATTGGTAATGACAAAATAGAATTAGAG GTCACACTACCCGGTGAGGGTAAAGACAGAGTTTTCAAAGTGTTTATAAAATGGTTGGCACAAGTCTCGCTATTTGCTTTAGAAGAGGCTCTAGAAGGACGTACAAGACAAATTCCATATGATGCTATACTTGCTTTAGATGTTGTGATGAGGCATTTACCATCAATGACATATACTCCAGTAGGTAGATCATTTTTCAGTACGCCGGATGGATATTATCATCCATTGGGAGGAGGTAGAGAAGTCTGGTTTGGATTCCATCAGTCTGTTCGACCATCACAATGGAAAATGATGTTGAACATTGATG tatcCGCAACTGCGTTCTACAAAGCACAACCAGTCATAGAATTTATGTGTGAAGTGCTAGATATGCGGGACGTAAACGAACAAAAGAAGCCGCTTACGGACTCCCAGCGAGTTAAATTCACAAAAGAGATCAAAGGTCTTAAAATCGAGATTACACACTGCGGATCGATGAGACGGAAGTACAGAGTTTGCAATGTCACTCGCAAACCCGCCCAAATGCAGTC ATTCCCTCTACAATTGGAAAATGGGCAAACAGTAGAGTGCACTGTTGCAAAGTACttcttagataaatataagataaagTTACGCTATCCTCATCTCCCTTGCTTACAAGTTGGACAAGAACACAAGCACACGTACCTGCCACTTGAG GTCTGTAACATTGTCGCTGGGCAACGTTGCATCAAGAAACTGACCGACATGCAGACGTCCACTATGATTAAAGCGACAGCCCGTTCTGCCCCCGATCGCgaacgagaaataaataatttggtgAAAAGGGCCGACTTCAATAACGATTCATATGTACAAGAATTCGGTCTGACGATATCCAACAGTATGGTGGAAGTTAGAGGACGCATTTTAGCCCCGCCCAAGCTACAGTATGGAGGGCGCGTAAGTTCCCTCAGTGGACAG ACAAAACAGCAAGCTATGCCTATTCAAGGTGTGTGGGACATGCGCGGCAAGCAATTCTTCACGGGTATCGAAATCAGAGTCTGGGCAATTGCTTGTTTCGCACCGCAGAGAACCGTGCGCGAGGATGCATTGAGAATGTTCATAGCACAACTACAAAGAATAAGTAATGACGCTGGCATGCCAATCGTTGGACAGCCCTGCTTTTGTAAATATGCCACTGGACCCGACCAGGTGGAACCCATGTTCAAATACCTGAAAATGACATTCCCATCATTGCAGCTAGTGTGCGTCATACTTCCTGGAAAAACTCCAGTATATG CTGAGGTAAAGAGGGTGGGAGACACGCTGCTAGGTATGGCGACGCAGTGTGTTCAGGCGAAGAATGTGAATAAGACATCACCACAGACACTGTCCAACTTATGTTTGAAGATTAATGTCAAGCTGGGTGGTATAAACAATATTCTGGTGCCTGGAATCAGACCAAAAGTCTTTGACGAACCTGTCATATTCTTCGGAGCTGATGTAACCCATCCTCCTGCTGGAGACAACAAGAAACCCAGCATCGCTGCAGTGGTTGCCAGCATGGATGGTCATCCATCCCGATATGCAGCTACTGTAAGGGTCCAGCAACACAGGCAGGAAATTATTCAAGAGCTCAGTTCGATGGTCAG GGAGCTTCTTGTTAGGTTTTACAAGAGCACTGGAGGGTATAAACCCCATAGAATAATTCTGTATCGAGATGGTGTTTCGGAGGGACAGTTTTTGCATGTGCTGCAGCACGAGTTAACTGCCATCCGTGAGGCTTGTATGAAACTCGAGGATGATTATAAGCCTGGAGTCACGTTTATTGTAGTACAAAAGAGACACCACACCCGTCTGTTCTGTGCGGAGAAGCGGGAACAGAGCGGCAGAAGTGGAAACATACCTGCGGGGACAACAGTCGATATTTGTATCACTCATCCGACTGAGTTTGACTTTTATTTATGTAGTCATCAGGGCATTCAG GGAACCTCACGACCGTCACACTACCATGTTCTCTGGGACGATAACCATTTTGAAAGTGACGAATTACAATCTCTTACGTATCAATTATGTCATACGTATGTTAGGTGTACAAGGTCTGTCAGTATACCTGCGCCAGCATATTATGCTCATCTTGTAGCATTCCGAGCCAGATATCATTTGGTAGAAAAGGAACACGATAG TGCGGAAGGTTCCCATCAATCAGGATGCAGTGAAGACAGAACGCCGGGTGCAATGGCAAGAGCTATCACAGTTCACGCAAACACGAAACGGGTCATGTACTTTGCataa
- the Ago1 gene encoding protein argonaute-1 isoform X2, protein MAQMEQLPLQMPDLSTLRISTAVSMLGKAYGTGQPSAPPPGSSTSTSVGGGPEATGNNVVTSTSLALVPIQQTHTPPQPPELPMFSCPRRPDIGREGRPINLRANHFQITMPRGFVHHYDINIQPDKCPRKVNREIIETMVHANSKLFGTLKPVFDGRNNLYTRDPILIGNDKIELEVTLPGEGKDRVFKVFIKWLAQVSLFALEEALEGRTRQIPYDAILALDVVMRHLPSMTYTPVGRSFFSTPDGYYHPLGGGREVWFGFHQSVRPSQWKMMLNIDVSATAFYKAQPVIEFMCEVLDMRDVNEQKKPLTDSQRVKFTKEIKGLKIEITHCGSMRRKYRVCNVTRKPAQMQSFPLQLENGQTVECTVAKYFLDKYKIKLRYPHLPCLQVGQEHKHTYLPLEVCNIVAGQRCIKKLTDMQTSTMIKATARSAPDREREINNLVKRADFNNDSYVQEFGLTISNSMVEVRGRILAPPKLQYGGRTKQQAMPIQGVWDMRGKQFFTGIEIRVWAIACFAPQRTVREDALRMFIAQLQRISNDAGMPIVGQPCFCKYATGPDQVEPMFKYLKMTFPSLQLVCVILPGKTPVYAEVKRVGDTLLGMATQCVQAKNVNKTSPQTLSNLCLKINVKLGGINNILVPGIRPKVFDEPVIFFGADVTHPPAGDNKKPSIAAVVASMDGHPSRYAATVRVQQHRQEIIQELSSMVRELLVRFYKSTGGYKPHRIILYRDGVSEGQFLHVLQHELTAIREACMKLEDDYKPGVTFIVVQKRHHTRLFCAEKREQSGRSGNIPAGTTVDICITHPTEFDFYLCSHQGIQGTSRPSHYHVLWDDNHFESDELQSLTYQLCHTYVRCTRSVSIPAPAYYAHLVAFRARYHLVEKEHDSAEGSHQSGCSEDRTPGAMARAITVHANTKRVMYFA, encoded by the exons CTCCCCCACCTGGATCTTCAACAAGTACTTCAGTTGGAGGTGGACCTGAAGCCACTGGGAACAATGTTGTGACCTCTACTTCACTGGCACTTGTTCCCATACAGCAGACACACACACCTCCGCAACCTCCCGAACTGCCAA tgTTTTCATGTCCTCGGAGACCAGATATAGGACGTGAAGGCAGACCAATCAATTTAAGGGCCAATCACTTCCAAATTACCATGCCACGTGGTTTTGTACAtcattatgatattaatatccAACCTGATAAATGTCCTCGTAAAGTTAAtagagaaattatagaaacaatGGTTCATGCAAATAGTAAACTGTTTGGGACTCTCAAGCCTGTGTTTGATgggagaaataatttatacacgaGAGATCCAATACTTATTGGTAATGACAAAATAGAATTAGAG GTCACACTACCCGGTGAGGGTAAAGACAGAGTTTTCAAAGTGTTTATAAAATGGTTGGCACAAGTCTCGCTATTTGCTTTAGAAGAGGCTCTAGAAGGACGTACAAGACAAATTCCATATGATGCTATACTTGCTTTAGATGTTGTGATGAGGCATTTACCATCAATGACATATACTCCAGTAGGTAGATCATTTTTCAGTACGCCGGATGGATATTATCATCCATTGGGAGGAGGTAGAGAAGTCTGGTTTGGATTCCATCAGTCTGTTCGACCATCACAATGGAAAATGATGTTGAACATTGATG tatcCGCAACTGCGTTCTACAAAGCACAACCAGTCATAGAATTTATGTGTGAAGTGCTAGATATGCGGGACGTAAACGAACAAAAGAAGCCGCTTACGGACTCCCAGCGAGTTAAATTCACAAAAGAGATCAAAGGTCTTAAAATCGAGATTACACACTGCGGATCGATGAGACGGAAGTACAGAGTTTGCAATGTCACTCGCAAACCCGCCCAAATGCAGTC ATTCCCTCTACAATTGGAAAATGGGCAAACAGTAGAGTGCACTGTTGCAAAGTACttcttagataaatataagataaagTTACGCTATCCTCATCTCCCTTGCTTACAAGTTGGACAAGAACACAAGCACACGTACCTGCCACTTGAG GTCTGTAACATTGTCGCTGGGCAACGTTGCATCAAGAAACTGACCGACATGCAGACGTCCACTATGATTAAAGCGACAGCCCGTTCTGCCCCCGATCGCgaacgagaaataaataatttggtgAAAAGGGCCGACTTCAATAACGATTCATATGTACAAGAATTCGGTCTGACGATATCCAACAGTATGGTGGAAGTTAGAGGACGCATTTTAGCCCCGCCCAAGCTACAGTATGGAGGGCGC ACAAAACAGCAAGCTATGCCTATTCAAGGTGTGTGGGACATGCGCGGCAAGCAATTCTTCACGGGTATCGAAATCAGAGTCTGGGCAATTGCTTGTTTCGCACCGCAGAGAACCGTGCGCGAGGATGCATTGAGAATGTTCATAGCACAACTACAAAGAATAAGTAATGACGCTGGCATGCCAATCGTTGGACAGCCCTGCTTTTGTAAATATGCCACTGGACCCGACCAGGTGGAACCCATGTTCAAATACCTGAAAATGACATTCCCATCATTGCAGCTAGTGTGCGTCATACTTCCTGGAAAAACTCCAGTATATG CTGAGGTAAAGAGGGTGGGAGACACGCTGCTAGGTATGGCGACGCAGTGTGTTCAGGCGAAGAATGTGAATAAGACATCACCACAGACACTGTCCAACTTATGTTTGAAGATTAATGTCAAGCTGGGTGGTATAAACAATATTCTGGTGCCTGGAATCAGACCAAAAGTCTTTGACGAACCTGTCATATTCTTCGGAGCTGATGTAACCCATCCTCCTGCTGGAGACAACAAGAAACCCAGCATCGCTGCAGTGGTTGCCAGCATGGATGGTCATCCATCCCGATATGCAGCTACTGTAAGGGTCCAGCAACACAGGCAGGAAATTATTCAAGAGCTCAGTTCGATGGTCAG GGAGCTTCTTGTTAGGTTTTACAAGAGCACTGGAGGGTATAAACCCCATAGAATAATTCTGTATCGAGATGGTGTTTCGGAGGGACAGTTTTTGCATGTGCTGCAGCACGAGTTAACTGCCATCCGTGAGGCTTGTATGAAACTCGAGGATGATTATAAGCCTGGAGTCACGTTTATTGTAGTACAAAAGAGACACCACACCCGTCTGTTCTGTGCGGAGAAGCGGGAACAGAGCGGCAGAAGTGGAAACATACCTGCGGGGACAACAGTCGATATTTGTATCACTCATCCGACTGAGTTTGACTTTTATTTATGTAGTCATCAGGGCATTCAG GGAACCTCACGACCGTCACACTACCATGTTCTCTGGGACGATAACCATTTTGAAAGTGACGAATTACAATCTCTTACGTATCAATTATGTCATACGTATGTTAGGTGTACAAGGTCTGTCAGTATACCTGCGCCAGCATATTATGCTCATCTTGTAGCATTCCGAGCCAGATATCATTTGGTAGAAAAGGAACACGATAG TGCGGAAGGTTCCCATCAATCAGGATGCAGTGAAGACAGAACGCCGGGTGCAATGGCAAGAGCTATCACAGTTCACGCAAACACGAAACGGGTCATGTACTTTGCataa